GCTTCATCTCATCTGTGGACGAATGCTCCGCCTTCCGCTCGGCCACGAGTGCCTTGTATGTCATCTTCTCCGCAAGTGTCATGAGCGAAAAGTAATTGTGAAATACATAGTGAGTAAGGTCATCGACCTCGTGCGGCAGGACCGTTCCCTTTTCTTTCGCGTAAGACATGGTTTGCAATGGTCTGATCCGCGTGCCGGCTAAGCATCTCTGCTGCGGAACGATGGGAGATTACGCGTGCGTTGACTCTCAGCAAGAAAGAATCCGCACTGTGCAGAGCTATGCAGGATGAAGTGGAAAAGTTAAGGTTGCCGAGAATCTCCCCGCCAATTCAAACCGACATCCGATTGGAATTCGAGGATTAGTGGTCGCTCTGAATTTGTGGGGGATCATCTGGAAACAGAATGACTCCAAAACGAGACCCTCCTTGCTTCGGACCGCTTCCATTTGTTTAATTCGCCCACGAACATGAGTGAACGCAAGAAAACCGAAGTCATCGCCGAATCCGGCGCCGCGCCCGCCAAACCGCGCAACGGCAAGCCCGCAAACGTCGAACTCCCGCTGCACCGGCGCGTGGATACCAGCTTTCTCCAGTACGCTTCCTACGTTATCCGCGACCGCGCCATTCCGAATCTCGCCGACGGCCTGAAGCCCGTGCAACGGCGCATCCTGTGGTCGCTGCACGAGAAAGACGACGGGCGTTTCATCAAAGTGGCCACGATCTCCGGCCATTGCGCCCAGTACCATCCGCACGGCGAAGCCGCGATCTCCGATGCTCTCGTCGTGCTCGTGAACAAGCGCTGCCTCATCGAAGGCCAGGGCAACTTCGGCAACATTTACACCGGCGACCCGCCCGCCGCGCCGCGGTACATCGAATGCCGGCTGACGGAACTGGCGCGCACGGAAATTTTCAACGACGACCTCACTGAGCTCGTGGCCAGCTACGATGGCCGGAACAAGGAACCGGTGGTGCTGCCTGCAAAGCTGCCGCTGCTCCTGATGCTCGGCACCGAAGGCATTGCCGTCGGGATGTCGTGCAAGATTCTGCCGCACAATTTCGCGGAGTTGCTGGAGGCGCAGATCGCGATTCTCAAAAAGCAGCCGTTCAAATTGCTGCCGGACTTTCCAACAGGCGGTTTGATGGACGCGCGGGAGTATCGCGACGGCGCCGGCAGCATCAAGGTCCGCGCCAAGATCAAAACCAAGGACGATTCCACGGTTGTCATCAAAGAGATTCCTCCGACGACCACGACCGATTCCTTGATGGCGTCGATCGAAGACGCGGCGCGCAAGGGGAAGATCAAGGTCAAAAGCGTCAACGATTTCACTTCGGAAGAAGTCGAAATCGAGGTGAAAGCCCCGCAAGGCGTCAGCGCGGAACAACTCGTCGATGCGCTTTACGCCTTCACGGACTGCGAAGTCACCATTGCCAGCCGCATCATCGTGATCCGCAACAATCGGCCCGTCGAGATGACCGTGTCCGACGTGCTGAAGGAAAACACGAGCCAGCTCGTGGAAATCCTCAAACGCGAGTTGGAGCTGAAGGAGACGAAGCTGCAAGACGAGCTGCACTTCCGCACGCTGGAGCGCATTTTCATCGAGGAACGCATTTACAAGAAAATCGAGCAGTGCAAGACGAACGAGGCCGTCTTCAGCGCGGTGCACGACGGATTCAAGCCTTTCCGCCGCCAGTTGCTTCGCGAGTTGACGGACGCGGACGTGGACCGGCTGCTCGCCGTGCGCATTCGCCGGATTTCGCTTTTCGACATCAACAAGCACCGCGAGGAGATGGAGAAGCTCAAGGCGGACCTGGCGGAGACACGGAAGAATCTGAAGGGCCTCACCCGGTTCGTCATCGGCCATCTGGAGGCGTTGATCGAGAAGTACGGGCCGCAATACCCGCGCCTGACGAAATCGAGCCGCTACGACGAAGTGGACGCGAAGGAAGTCGCGTTCAAGGCGTTCAAGGTCGCGTACGACCGCGAGGCTGGCTATGTCGGCTACAAAGTGTCCGGAGACGAATTCAAAGTCGATTGCACGAAGTTCGACAAAGTCGTGCTGGTTTTCAAAGACGGACACTACAAGGTCACGGAGCTGCCGGAAAAATTGTTCGTCGGGCCGGACCTGGTCTATTGCGGATTGCCGGAGCGCGAGCGGATTTTCACGCTGGCTTACACGAATCGCGAGGCGACGTATCTCAAGCGGTTCACGTTCGGCGGAACGATCTTGAACAAGATTTACCATTGCATTCCGCCGAAGTCGAAAATCCTGTTCTTCGAGCCGGACACGCCCCCGGAATTGTTCATCAAATACAAACCCGCGCCGTATCAAAAGATCCATCAACAGACGTGCAATCCCTCCGAGGTGGAAGTGAAAGGCGTGAAGACACGCGGGCGGCAAATCTCGATCAAGGATGTTTCCTCGATCAACAGCAAACCGCCGCGCGGCTGGGATCCCGAAGGGCCAACGACTCGGGTAGCGTTTGCGTGAAGCGTCCATCACCATGCGGCAAGTCGTCCATGAACTGAAAGTGCGGACGCCCGGGCGCGGCTTTCGTGAAGTCACGGAAGACGTGGAAGCGTTGGTCCAACAGTCCGGCGTTCGCTCGGGCCTGGTGACGCTCCATTTGTGCCACACTTCAGCGTCCCTTTTGATCCAGGAGAATGCCGACCCGGAGGTGCGGAGCGATTTCGAGAGATTCTTTGCGCGCCTTGTGCCAGACGGCGACGATCTTTTCCGCCATACTGCGGAGGGCGACGATGACATGCCCGCGCACGTCCGCACTGCGCTGACCGCCGTGAACCTCAGTATTCCTGTGGCGTCCGGCCGCATGACGCTGGGAACCTGGCAAGGCATTTATGTGTGGGAACATCGCACGCACCCGCACACGCGCCGGCTGGTCGTGCACGTGCTGGGGGAATAAACTAGCCAAAGAAAAATGGGACTGCCACGCTGCCGGGCAACGAAGTGATTTTCCTATGGTGAAGTTGCTACAAACCGCAATGCTTGTGTCGGATGCCTTGAGGGAAACTCAACGCTCCGACCTGCGAACGCCTCCTTTCCCCTCACCCCGGCCCTTTCCCCAGGGGAGAGGGAGTTCGTTCGCCTCCCCCTCCGATCTGGCAACACGCTCCGACTCCTCTCTGCGTGGAATTGAATTCTCCCTCTCCCTGAGGGAGAGAGCCGGGGTGAGGGGGAACGGCGCGGCGTCTGCTGCGGAGCCCGCAATTTCGTTGGGAGGCTTGGCGCGGCTTGCGCTGCTCGCTCAGGCCCTCTTGGTGCTTGCTTTCACGACCAGGATGTTGGCCGCGGCGGACTCCGCAACCAACCGCTTCGGCTTCGCGGGCAAAGAAATCTTCCCGGTGGAATACGGCATCAGCCATCTGAACGCCGCGGACCTGGACGGAGACGGGTTGAAAGACTTGCTCGTTGTGAACAACCTGCGGTCGAAGATTACGTTGCTCTACAATCAGACGGGCAAGACCAACCTCGCTGCCAGAGCGAAACCCGAAGTCAAACGCGAGTTGAATCAGTTGCCGCCCGATGCCCGGTTCCGCATCGAATCCATCGCGTCCGAAAAGCGCATCACCGCTTTCACCGCCGCGGATCTCAATGGAGATGGCCGGCCGGACATCGCCTATTACGGCGAACCCAAGGAGTTGGTCGTGCTTTACAACAGCGGGACCAACGGCTGGAGCGCGCCGAAACGCTGGCCGATCGAGGACGGTTTGCTGAACCAGAATGCGCTCACGCACGGCGACTTGAACGGCGATCGCCGGACGGATCTGCTTTTGCTCGCGGAGAATCATGTCTATTTGCTGGCGCAAACCGCGGACCACTCGCTGGCCGAGCCGGAGAAGATTCCCTACTCCGGCGCCGTCCTGTCGGCGCAAGTGCTGGATATCCAGGGGGACGGCCGCGAGGATTTGTTGCTGGTCAATTGGGACAGCCCGAATCCTTTTCGCTTCCGGCTGCAGAATTCCAACAAACAACTGGGGCCGGAAATTCACTTCACCTTGCCTCCGATTCGCTCCTACTGGGCCGACGATCTGGATCGCGATGGCAAGACGGAAGTGATCACCATCGCCCAGAAATCCGGCCGCGCGCAAATCTCGCACTTCACGCAAAAGCCAGCCGACGCCTTGACCGGCGATTGGCGCCAGGGCCAGTTCCACGTGTTGCCTTTGGCCAAAACGACGAAGGCAAAACGCGGCGTCGCGTGGGCGGACATCAACAGCGATCAGTTGCCCGATCTATTGGTCGCGGAGCCGGAAAGCGGGCAGCTCACGGTGTATTTGCAGCAAACGGATGGTTCGCTTGCCGCGGCCCGACTTTTTCCCACCCTTACCGGGGTCAGCGAACTGGCCGTGGCGGATTGGGACCGCGACGGCCAGTCGGAGATCTTTGTCCTGAGCGCGGATGAACGGCAAGTGGGCCTCACGCGTTTCGATCAGAACGGACGAATCGCTTTCCCGAGGCTATTGCCGCATCAAGGCCGGCCGCTGGCCATGGACATCGGGCCGCTCAAGCCGGACGAAAAACCGTCGCTTGCCGTGATCACGGACCTCGACGGCAAGCGCGAACTGCAAATCTTGAGCGCCGACGGAAAACTCCGCCGCCAACCGCTCAACGCCAGTTTCAAATCGAATCCAAAATCCGTCTTGATCCACGATATCAATCAGGACGGCCTGGCCGATGTCGTGGTGTTGATTCCGTACGAGAAAATCAAAGTGCTTCTCCAGGCCGCGGAGAAAGATTTCGAGGAAAAGGATATTACCCCGCCCGGCGGCAGCGCCGAACTTCCCTGGGTGACCACGAGTGACGTGGACGGCGACGGCAAACCGGAATTGCTCCTGGCGCAAAAGAACTTTTTGCGCGCCGTCGTTCTGGAGAATCCGCGCGCCGATTCCGACAAACCAAAAGGCGCCGAATGGTCGTTCACAGTGAAGGAGCAAATCAATGGCGCGGGCAGCAATTCCCGCGTTGTCGGCGCCGCCGCGATGCGCAACGGCGCCAACGCCATCGCTTCAATCTTCCTCCTGGACGCGGAAGGGAAGGCGCTGACCTTGAGCGAACGCGACCAGGCCGGCGTATGGAAGGTCGCGAGAAATCTGCCCTTGCCAGTCAGTGATTTTCAAAGCTTGCAAGCCGTCGCGCTCGGCGATTCCAGGCCGAACAGCATCGCCTGCCTCGGCGCAAATCTGGCCGCGTGGATGACCTTTCACGGGGACGTGTGGGAATTCACGGAACTCGACGGCTACGAATCGCCCATCAAGGACGCTTTCCTGCACGATGTCGTGTCCGGCGATTTGAACAATGACGGGCGCAAGGATCTCGTGTTTCTGGAAGTGGGCAAAAGCTACATCGACGTGGTGACGTACGAGCCGCCGCATCGGCTCGTGCCGGCCAATCGGTGGCAGGTGTTCGAGGAACGGACGTTCCGCAGCCGCCGCGCCGACTCCGCCGAACCGCGCGAAGCGCTCATCGCGGACTTCAACAACGACGGCAAGAACGACCTGATCGTCGTCGTCCACGACCGGATCATTCTGTATCCGCAGGAGTGAGCTTTACGATTGTCCACCGGTGTATCTTGTAATAGAACACCGGTGTGCTCCTGCGTGAAACACTGGTGACCGCGCTGGCCAGTCCGAGCGTGGTCAGCCCGCTCCCAACGGAGGTGCCGCGCCGGGTGGTCCAGTCCCTCCAACGCGTGGCCGGACATGCGCTGGTGCTGACCGGCGTCCGGCGTTGTGGCAAGAGCACGTTGCAGCAACAGCTTTGCCGAAAGACGCGCGGGGCCGCCGTCTTCTGCAACCTGGAGGACACGCGGCTTTACGGACTGGGGCCGGAAGATTTCCCGACCTTGCTTTCTGTCCTGGACGAACACCATGCCGGCGCAGCCGTCTATCTGGACGAAGTGCAGGAGGCGCCCGAATGGCAACGGTTGGTGCGCGCGTTGCTCGACGCCGGGCGTAGCGTCTGCGTGACCGGCTCGAACGCGTCATTGCTGGGGCGAGAACTAGGCGCCAGGCTCACGGGCCGCCATGTCTCCACGGCGGTTTACCCTTTTTCGTTCGGCGAATATCTGACTTTTCGCAAGTATCAACGCGGCGCTGAGGCGTTGCGCGGTTATCTGGACGAAGGCGGCTTTCCCGGGGCGTTGCGCGAACCGGCCGCCGGCCCGGCACTGCTGCGCGAATTGCTTCGGGACGTGGTCCAGCGCGACATCGTCTCGCGCTATGCCCTGCGTGACACAAGGCATTTGATGAACCTTGCTCTGCATCTGTTGGCACACCCCGGTCAACCCCTCTCG
This window of the Verrucomicrobiota bacterium genome carries:
- a CDS encoding VCBS repeat-containing protein, which codes for MCGNIARTRTRAGWSCTCWGNKLAKEKWDCHAAGQRSDFPMVKLLQTAMLVSDALRETQRSDLRTPPFPSPRPFPQGRGSSFASPSDLATRSDSSLRGIEFSLSLRERAGVRGNGAASAAEPAISLGGLARLALLAQALLVLAFTTRMLAAADSATNRFGFAGKEIFPVEYGISHLNAADLDGDGLKDLLVVNNLRSKITLLYNQTGKTNLAARAKPEVKRELNQLPPDARFRIESIASEKRITAFTAADLNGDGRPDIAYYGEPKELVVLYNSGTNGWSAPKRWPIEDGLLNQNALTHGDLNGDRRTDLLLLAENHVYLLAQTADHSLAEPEKIPYSGAVLSAQVLDIQGDGREDLLLVNWDSPNPFRFRLQNSNKQLGPEIHFTLPPIRSYWADDLDRDGKTEVITIAQKSGRAQISHFTQKPADALTGDWRQGQFHVLPLAKTTKAKRGVAWADINSDQLPDLLVAEPESGQLTVYLQQTDGSLAAARLFPTLTGVSELAVADWDRDGQSEIFVLSADERQVGLTRFDQNGRIAFPRLLPHQGRPLAMDIGPLKPDEKPSLAVITDLDGKRELQILSADGKLRRQPLNASFKSNPKSVLIHDINQDGLADVVVLIPYEKIKVLLQAAEKDFEEKDITPPGGSAELPWVTTSDVDGDGKPELLLAQKNFLRAVVLENPRADSDKPKGAEWSFTVKEQINGAGSNSRVVGAAAMRNGANAIASIFLLDAEGKALTLSERDQAGVWKVARNLPLPVSDFQSLQAVALGDSRPNSIACLGANLAAWMTFHGDVWEFTELDGYESPIKDAFLHDVVSGDLNNDGRKDLVFLEVGKSYIDVVTYEPPHRLVPANRWQVFEERTFRSRRADSAEPREALIADFNNDGKNDLIVVVHDRIILYPQE
- a CDS encoding ATP-binding protein, which produces MLLRETLVTALASPSVVSPLPTEVPRRVVQSLQRVAGHALVLTGVRRCGKSTLQQQLCRKTRGAAVFCNLEDTRLYGLGPEDFPTLLSVLDEHHAGAAVYLDEVQEAPEWQRLVRALLDAGRSVCVTGSNASLLGRELGARLTGRHVSTAVYPFSFGEYLTFRKYQRGAEALRGYLDEGGFPGALREPAAGPALLRELLRDVVQRDIVSRYALRDTRHLMNLALHLLAHPGQPLSLQSLAKGLAIPSVAQSARYVEYLQDAWLLLVVPKFSPSFKRRVVSPPKYYAIDPGFCAANTPNPTPDVGRRLENAVLLALRRRGEAPTFAAESHQWECDFVTPGEVIQVCAELTPANRARELRGLLAAGRLPGAGGRKRRLLVLTLNQRDALKEDGQNITVLPAWEWLD
- a CDS encoding DNA topoisomerase IV subunit A gives rise to the protein MSERKKTEVIAESGAAPAKPRNGKPANVELPLHRRVDTSFLQYASYVIRDRAIPNLADGLKPVQRRILWSLHEKDDGRFIKVATISGHCAQYHPHGEAAISDALVVLVNKRCLIEGQGNFGNIYTGDPPAAPRYIECRLTELARTEIFNDDLTELVASYDGRNKEPVVLPAKLPLLLMLGTEGIAVGMSCKILPHNFAELLEAQIAILKKQPFKLLPDFPTGGLMDAREYRDGAGSIKVRAKIKTKDDSTVVIKEIPPTTTTDSLMASIEDAARKGKIKVKSVNDFTSEEVEIEVKAPQGVSAEQLVDALYAFTDCEVTIASRIIVIRNNRPVEMTVSDVLKENTSQLVEILKRELELKETKLQDELHFRTLERIFIEERIYKKIEQCKTNEAVFSAVHDGFKPFRRQLLRELTDADVDRLLAVRIRRISLFDINKHREEMEKLKADLAETRKNLKGLTRFVIGHLEALIEKYGPQYPRLTKSSRYDEVDAKEVAFKAFKVAYDREAGYVGYKVSGDEFKVDCTKFDKVVLVFKDGHYKVTELPEKLFVGPDLVYCGLPERERIFTLAYTNREATYLKRFTFGGTILNKIYHCIPPKSKILFFEPDTPPELFIKYKPAPYQKIHQQTCNPSEVEVKGVKTRGRQISIKDVSSINSKPPRGWDPEGPTTRVAFA
- a CDS encoding YjbQ family protein, with amino-acid sequence MRQVVHELKVRTPGRGFREVTEDVEALVQQSGVRSGLVTLHLCHTSASLLIQENADPEVRSDFERFFARLVPDGDDLFRHTAEGDDDMPAHVRTALTAVNLSIPVASGRMTLGTWQGIYVWEHRTHPHTRRLVVHVLGE